The following are encoded together in the uncultured Desulfovibrio sp. genome:
- a CDS encoding thiamine pyrophosphate-binding protein, whose product MSHKAMQTGAEYMAGTLHAYGITHIFLMESMLLHTLVELEKRGVQQIIAHSEKAAAYMADGYARAARRPAVCLSQSVGAANIASGLQDACLAGSPVIAITGRKPPQFQHRHSYQELNHEQLFAAVTKYHACAATPELVPLYLRQCFREATCGRPGPVHLDIPNHTGESFDAARAAFDTTTEAPYARVPALRPRPDSRQLRQLAYRLREARRPVLVVGNGAAISGAGQVVRALADRGLPVASSVDGKGLLADSHPLYLGPVGEYHRTCANALVGRADFVLYAGCSLNDQLTLNWTIPAPGTPVAQIDICMEELGRNAAGCLPVFGDARSVLEELDAALADWKAPAAWTEEAQTAAARWLEAHRQRLTSGAVPVRTERLCHELSAFLPEGSVLVADTGFSAIWASAFVRLTRPGQRFLRPTGGSLGWGFPASLGVKCALPDRPVFCFTGDGGFWYHLAEMETAARYNIRTITVLNNNGGLGQCRERAEKAHEGSRIRPEGFFMYRPTHFARIAEEMGCLGLRVEQPDQIRPALEQALAADRPALVEVLTDMDCDPRKQQPL is encoded by the coding sequence ATGTCCCACAAAGCAATGCAGACCGGTGCGGAATACATGGCCGGTACTCTGCACGCCTACGGTATCACACATATCTTTCTTATGGAGTCCATGCTGCTGCACACGCTGGTGGAGCTGGAAAAACGGGGCGTGCAGCAGATCATCGCCCATTCGGAAAAGGCCGCAGCCTATATGGCCGACGGCTATGCCCGTGCCGCGCGGCGTCCGGCTGTCTGCCTGAGTCAGTCCGTGGGCGCGGCCAATATCGCTTCCGGACTTCAGGATGCCTGCCTGGCCGGTTCGCCCGTCATTGCCATCACGGGCAGGAAGCCTCCGCAGTTCCAGCACAGGCACAGCTATCAGGAGCTGAATCACGAGCAGCTCTTTGCCGCCGTGACCAAATATCATGCCTGTGCCGCCACGCCGGAGCTGGTGCCCCTCTATCTGCGGCAGTGCTTCCGGGAAGCCACCTGCGGCCGTCCGGGGCCTGTGCATCTGGATATTCCCAATCATACCGGCGAAAGTTTCGATGCGGCCCGGGCGGCCTTTGATACCACCACGGAAGCGCCCTATGCCCGGGTGCCTGCCCTGCGTCCCCGGCCTGACAGCCGGCAGCTCCGCCAGCTGGCGTACAGGCTGCGCGAGGCCCGCCGGCCTGTGCTGGTGGTGGGCAATGGCGCGGCCATTTCCGGGGCCGGCCAGGTGGTGCGGGCACTGGCGGACCGGGGCCTGCCCGTGGCCTCGTCCGTGGACGGCAAGGGCCTGCTTGCCGACAGTCACCCCCTCTATCTCGGTCCTGTGGGCGAATATCACCGTACCTGCGCCAATGCCCTGGTGGGCCGGGCGGATTTTGTGCTGTACGCAGGGTGCAGCCTCAATGACCAGCTGACCCTGAACTGGACCATTCCCGCGCCCGGCACGCCGGTGGCGCAGATCGACATCTGCATGGAGGAGCTGGGGCGCAATGCGGCCGGTTGTCTTCCCGTTTTCGGGGATGCCCGGAGCGTGCTGGAAGAGCTTGACGCGGCGCTGGCCGACTGGAAGGCGCCTGCCGCCTGGACAGAAGAGGCCCAGACCGCCGCCGCCCGCTGGCTGGAAGCCCACCGGCAGCGCCTGACCAGCGGAGCCGTGCCCGTGCGCACGGAGCGGCTCTGCCACGAGCTGTCCGCCTTTCTGCCGGAAGGGAGTGTGCTGGTGGCGGATACGGGCTTTTCCGCCATCTGGGCCAGCGCCTTTGTGCGCCTGACCCGGCCGGGACAGCGCTTTCTCCGGCCCACCGGCGGTTCGCTGGGCTGGGGTTTTCCCGCATCGCTGGGGGTCAAGTGCGCCCTGCCGGACAGGCCCGTCTTCTGCTTCACCGGCGATGGCGGCTTCTGGTATCACCTTGCGGAAATGGAAACAGCCGCCCGCTACAACATCCGGACCATCACGGTGCTCAACAACAACGGCGGGCTGGGCCAGTGCCGCGAACGGGCGGAAAAGGCCCACGAGGGCAGCCGCATCCGCCCCGAGGGCTTCTTCATGTACCGTCCCACCCATTTTGCCCGCATTGCTGAGGAAATGGGCTGTCTGGGCCTTCGGGTGGAGCAGCCCGATCAGATTCGGCCCGCCCTGGAGCAGGCCCTGGCTGCGGACAGGCCGGCTCTGGTGGAAGTGCTGACGGACATGGACTGCGACCCCCGCAAACAGCAGCCCCTGTAA
- the coaBC gene encoding bifunctional phosphopantothenoylcysteine decarboxylase/phosphopantothenate--cysteine ligase CoaBC — translation MSLNVSFSRSRKFAGRRLHLGICGSVACYRMTDVLRALRGMDIHVSVTLTRGARQFVTPLLFEALGAMPVYGDMFAPGDDPFAHLEPGQHAQAMMVAPASADALRRLAHGAASDMLSAQALAFDGPLLVAPAMNPRMWQHAATQENVATLRRRGVHILLPDNGAAACGDEGQGRLAPVPHLFWSALRCLAPQDCAGRRVMVTMGPTREAWDGVRFWSNPSSGQMGAALCTAAWLRGAAVTAICGPGCPELPPGVQRLDVLSAQDMFAAASSCWPSMDMGLFSAAVADFSPVPYGAAKFKKDSAAEGFSIAFRPNADILKTLAARRQPHQKVLGFAAETAPDMDSLMELARAKRARKNADVLAGNRVNTAQSGFGTETNSMAVVDRHGQEAIWPLQSKADVAWELISWLLRC, via the coding sequence GTGAGCCTCAACGTCAGCTTTTCCCGCAGCCGCAAGTTTGCGGGCCGGCGGCTGCACCTGGGCATCTGCGGGTCCGTGGCCTGCTATCGCATGACGGATGTACTGCGCGCCCTGCGCGGCATGGACATTCACGTTTCCGTTACCCTGACCAGGGGCGCACGCCAGTTTGTGACGCCGCTGCTCTTCGAGGCCCTGGGCGCCATGCCCGTCTATGGCGACATGTTCGCCCCCGGCGATGATCCCTTTGCCCATCTGGAACCGGGCCAGCATGCCCAGGCCATGATGGTGGCGCCGGCCTCGGCCGATGCCCTGCGCCGCCTGGCCCACGGGGCGGCCTCGGACATGCTGTCGGCCCAGGCCCTGGCCTTTGACGGCCCCCTGCTGGTGGCCCCGGCCATGAATCCCCGCATGTGGCAGCATGCGGCCACGCAGGAAAATGTGGCCACCCTGCGCCGGCGCGGCGTCCATATTCTGCTGCCGGACAACGGCGCCGCCGCCTGCGGCGATGAGGGGCAGGGCCGTCTTGCTCCGGTGCCGCATCTCTTCTGGAGCGCCCTGCGCTGCCTTGCACCGCAGGATTGCGCCGGCCGGCGCGTCATGGTCACCATGGGACCCACCCGCGAAGCCTGGGACGGGGTACGCTTCTGGAGCAATCCGTCCAGCGGACAGATGGGGGCGGCTCTCTGCACCGCTGCCTGGCTGCGCGGCGCGGCGGTGACGGCCATCTGCGGCCCCGGCTGCCCGGAACTGCCGCCCGGCGTGCAACGGCTGGACGTGCTTTCCGCACAGGACATGTTTGCGGCGGCCTCCTCCTGCTGGCCCAGCATGGACATGGGCCTTTTTTCCGCAGCTGTGGCGGACTTTTCGCCCGTGCCCTACGGCGCGGCCAAATTCAAGAAAGACAGCGCCGCGGAAGGCTTTTCCATAGCCTTCCGCCCCAATGCCGACATTCTCAAAACCCTGGCCGCCCGCCGCCAGCCGCATCAGAAGGTGCTGGGCTTTGCCGCCGAAACCGCGCCGGACATGGACAGCCTCATGGAACTGGCCAGGGCCAAACGCGCCCGCAAGAATGCCGATGTGCTGGCGGGCAATCGCGTCAATACCGCGCAAAGCGGCTTCGGCACGGAAACCAACAGCATGGCCGTGGTGGACCGCCATGGTCAGGAAGCCATCTGGCCCCTGCAAAGCAAGGCCGATGTGGCCTGGGAGCTGATCTCGTGGCTTTTGCGCTGCTGA
- a CDS encoding radical SAM protein, with product MPFAAFSLVWPPAPAGPAIVPVFLPFAGCPARCLFCAQDVQTGQPPLPLPRILRQARQRLLDRQAQGRPPAELAFYGGTFTALPAPRRQLCLRFARQQLRQGRLAGLRCSTRPDCTARECLRELRDFHCQTVELGIQSFADTALRTSRRGYDRRTAMQGCRAVRQAGLRLGVQLMPGMPGSTVADFLEDVRLALDLGAELLRFYPCLVLDGTPLAGLWRQGAFRPWELDQTLEALAQGYLLAQAARVPVVRMGLAPEAGLAEHVLAGPCHPALGARVQALALLHAVDNALRQARRHGGLPASAALDVTLPRRLQGMYAGHGGELRPAWAALGVTRIGFHADRQRISIRPLTAPDEQPSPACEDVCVDLPVRGRHAARQPRSLP from the coding sequence ATGCCCTTTGCAGCCTTTTCCCTTGTCTGGCCCCCTGCCCCTGCCGGTCCTGCCATTGTGCCCGTTTTTCTGCCCTTTGCCGGATGTCCGGCACGCTGCCTCTTCTGCGCACAGGACGTGCAGACAGGCCAGCCCCCCCTGCCTCTGCCCCGCATCCTGCGACAGGCCCGGCAGCGCCTGCTGGACCGTCAGGCACAGGGGCGCCCCCCGGCGGAACTGGCCTTTTATGGCGGCACCTTCACGGCCCTGCCCGCCCCCCGGCGGCAGCTCTGCCTGCGCTTTGCCCGGCAGCAGTTGCGTCAGGGCCGTCTGGCGGGTCTGCGCTGTTCCACCCGGCCGGACTGCACTGCCCGGGAATGCCTCCGGGAACTGCGGGACTTCCACTGCCAGACCGTGGAGCTGGGCATACAGAGCTTTGCAGACACGGCCCTGCGCACCAGCCGGCGGGGCTATGACCGCCGGACGGCTATGCAGGGCTGTCGGGCCGTGCGCCAGGCCGGGCTGCGCCTGGGGGTGCAGCTCATGCCCGGCATGCCGGGCAGCACGGTGGCGGATTTTCTGGAGGATGTGCGCCTGGCGCTGGACCTGGGGGCAGAGCTGCTGCGCTTCTATCCCTGTCTGGTGCTGGACGGCACGCCCCTGGCCGGACTGTGGCGGCAGGGCGCTTTCCGGCCCTGGGAACTGGACCAGACCCTGGAGGCGCTGGCGCAGGGCTATCTTCTGGCGCAGGCCGCCCGCGTTCCCGTTGTGCGCATGGGGCTTGCGCCGGAAGCGGGCCTGGCAGAACATGTGCTGGCCGGCCCCTGCCATCCGGCACTGGGCGCACGGGTACAGGCGCTGGCCCTGCTGCATGCCGTGGACAACGCCCTGCGGCAAGCCCGCCGGCATGGTGGACTGCCCGCTTCCGCAGCGCTGGACGTGACCCTGCCCCGCCGCCTGCAGGGCATGTACGCCGGGCATGGCGGCGAACTGCGCCCCGCCTGGGCCGCGCTGGGGGTGACCCGCATCGGCTTTCACGCGGACCGGCAGCGCATCAGCATCCGTCCGCTCACTGCACCGGATGAACAGCCCTCACCCGCATGCGAAGACGTTTGCGTTGACCTTCCTGTCCGCGGCAGGCACGCTGCAAGACAGCCAAGGAGTTTGCCATGA
- a CDS encoding methylated-DNA--[protein]-cysteine S-methyltransferase: MPASGLPAPLAGARQHETPPGGQLARAVVSTPLGCLLLVAGQTGLRQIAFARPASAMGLSLPVCHPLLREAAAQLTAYFAGRLRQFCLPLEEGGTAFQREVWQALRRIPYGRTCSYADIARAIGRPRAFRAVGMANHANPLLIVTPCHRVITSCGTLGGYACGLSCKRWLLRHESLHAA, encoded by the coding sequence ATGCCCGCCTCTGGGCTGCCTGCGCCCCTGGCCGGCGCCCGGCAGCACGAGACGCCCCCAGGCGGCCAGCTGGCCCGGGCCGTTGTGTCCACGCCTCTGGGCTGCCTGCTGCTTGTGGCCGGACAGACGGGCCTGCGGCAGATAGCCTTTGCCCGCCCGGCGTCTGCCATGGGGCTGTCCCTGCCTGTCTGCCATCCTCTGCTGCGGGAAGCCGCGGCCCAGCTGACAGCCTATTTTGCCGGCCGGCTGCGGCAGTTCTGCCTGCCGCTGGAAGAAGGCGGCACCGCCTTTCAGCGTGAGGTCTGGCAGGCCCTGCGGCGCATTCCCTACGGGCGGACATGCAGCTATGCGGACATTGCCCGTGCCATAGGCCGCCCGCGTGCCTTTCGCGCCGTGGGCATGGCCAATCATGCCAATCCCCTGCTCATAGTTACGCCCTGTCACCGGGTCATTACCTCCTGCGGCACGCTGGGAGGCTATGCGTGCGGCCTGTCCTGCAAGCGCTGGCTGCTGCGGCACGAAAGCCTGCACGCCGCCTGA
- a CDS encoding LysO family transporter — MFTAISLMLAGMLAGFLLRRVTWLACLPRAITPTILLMLFVLGIAVGANDTLMGNLPTLGGRALALTLAGVGGSLLCVLAIRRFFPGAEAGRHAGQTAPQDNDALNTAFQDGPRPPHHEEKRA, encoded by the coding sequence ATGTTTACAGCCATCAGCCTCATGCTTGCCGGCATGCTTGCCGGCTTTCTGCTGCGCCGCGTGACCTGGCTTGCCTGCCTGCCACGGGCCATCACGCCCACCATCCTGCTCATGCTCTTTGTGCTGGGCATTGCCGTGGGCGCCAATGACACCCTCATGGGCAACCTGCCCACCCTGGGCGGGCGCGCCCTGGCCCTGACCCTGGCCGGTGTGGGCGGCAGCCTGCTCTGCGTTCTGGCCATCCGCCGTTTCTTTCCCGGTGCAGAAGCCGGACGCCATGCCGGCCAGACCGCCCCGCAGGACAATGACGCCCTGAACACGGCCTTCCAGGACGGTCCCCGGCCGCCGCATCACGAGGAGAAGCGGGCATGA
- a CDS encoding MBOAT family O-acyltransferase produces MLFASLSFLLLFLPLCLLGQRLTAALAPQGLRLFLLAASLLWYARFGAGPLLGMLAYVLLAWCLGLLVAARPRRSRLVWAVLLALLPLCVLRYLPWLSGELGALTGHDWPLAVWAMPPGLPFVTLVIIAWLVDVYRGQVHPGGPLGHALFSLFFPCVLGGPLLRGGPWQKQLERLLPAREDGSVGHVPALCHDLLPAQGLTLLVMGLAKTVIMADALDRVAAPLFQAASQGWPLHPAEAWLGSVAQSLHIYFSFSGYADMAVGVGLLLGIRLPDNFDSPYKATGFVDFWRRWHMTLAAWLRDFLYLPLGGGAHGRARQYLALVLSMSLIGLWHGAGWCFLLWGLLHGLLLCGNQAFRRLVYGTPVQDALDLPPLHGLCVLLTFVCLNVSWVIFFADSPQTAVHYVGSMLGLHGGEPAAAATWLDRVLPHGYVHGWSALLPPLAGLLLVWALPNSRELVLGHRDGSRPAGAPALEDARRRVNRRLWALLLVLLTIVSLLLLPGRTAVPWLW; encoded by the coding sequence ATGCTGTTTGCCTCCCTTTCCTTTCTTCTGCTTTTTCTGCCGCTGTGCCTGCTGGGGCAGCGGCTGACGGCCGCGCTGGCCCCGCAGGGCCTGCGCCTCTTTCTGCTGGCGGCATCGCTGCTCTGGTATGCCCGCTTTGGTGCCGGGCCGCTGCTGGGCATGCTGGCCTATGTGCTCCTGGCCTGGTGCCTGGGGCTGCTGGTGGCGGCCCGGCCCCGGCGCAGCCGCCTTGTCTGGGCCGTGCTGCTGGCCCTGCTGCCGCTGTGCGTGCTGCGCTATCTGCCCTGGCTGTCAGGGGAGCTGGGCGCCCTGACGGGGCATGACTGGCCCCTTGCCGTCTGGGCCATGCCTCCCGGTCTGCCCTTTGTGACTCTGGTCATCATTGCCTGGCTGGTGGACGTGTATCGTGGTCAGGTACACCCCGGCGGCCCGCTGGGGCATGCGCTTTTTTCCCTCTTCTTTCCCTGCGTGCTGGGCGGGCCGCTGCTGCGTGGCGGTCCGTGGCAGAAACAGCTGGAACGACTGCTCCCGGCGCGGGAGGACGGCTCTGTCGGCCATGTCCCCGCGCTGTGCCATGACCTGCTGCCTGCCCAGGGGCTGACGCTGCTGGTCATGGGGCTGGCCAAGACGGTCATCATGGCCGATGCCCTGGACCGTGTGGCCGCACCGCTGTTTCAGGCCGCGTCACAGGGCTGGCCCCTGCATCCGGCGGAGGCCTGGCTGGGCAGCGTGGCGCAAAGCCTGCATATCTATTTCAGCTTTTCCGGCTATGCCGACATGGCCGTGGGCGTGGGTCTGCTGCTGGGAATACGGCTGCCGGATAATTTTGATTCCCCCTACAAGGCCACGGGCTTTGTGGACTTCTGGCGACGCTGGCACATGACCCTGGCCGCCTGGCTGCGCGATTTCCTCTATCTGCCCCTGGGCGGCGGAGCACACGGGCGGGCGCGGCAGTATCTGGCCCTGGTCCTGAGCATGAGCCTCATCGGCCTGTGGCACGGAGCGGGCTGGTGCTTTCTGCTCTGGGGCCTGCTGCATGGTCTGCTGCTGTGCGGCAATCAGGCCTTCCGGCGTCTGGTCTACGGCACGCCGGTACAGGATGCGCTGGACCTGCCGCCCCTGCACGGCCTGTGTGTGCTGCTGACCTTTGTCTGCCTCAATGTGAGCTGGGTAATCTTTTTTGCCGACAGCCCGCAGACGGCCGTGCACTACGTGGGCAGCATGCTGGGCCTGCACGGCGGAGAGCCGGCAGCGGCCGCCACCTGGCTGGACCGTGTGCTGCCGCATGGCTATGTGCACGGCTGGTCCGCCCTGCTGCCGCCCCTGGCAGGTCTGCTGCTTGTCTGGGCGCTGCCCAACAGCCGGGAACTGGTGCTGGGCCATCGTGACGGTTCGCGACCGGCAGGGGCGCCGGCGCTGGAAGATGCCCGCCGGCGCGTCAATCGCCGCCTGTGGGCGCTGCTGCTGGTGCTGCTGACCATCGTGTCGCTGCTGCTTCTGCCGGGCCGCACGGCTGTTCCCTGGCTCTGGTAA
- a CDS encoding L-serine ammonia-lyase — MSQPARLQPLIPRRPPIETTLFDFFKVGPGPSSSHTIGPMKAGNDFLERCRALPDATLARAAAIHILLLGSLSATGRGHGTDTAVLAGLLGTAPEHCQPGMLSALAAHPEARHGLRLRQWEISLSLADITFGPVLHDAPFSNTLRLALVDAQGQPLLEMEYYSVGGGFLQWKGWTPPEHGHPVHPYGTMRELHEQLDRTGLTLHELILENETAITGMPRPRIFAQLEDIMDAMYDSVRRGLSASGRLPGKPGVWRKAGGLLERAKNQPYLVDRFLGKLNAYAFAVAEENAAGGVIVTAPTCGAAGVMPALLYAMRQDLNIGERALREGLLASAAVGFLAKHNAGIAGAEVGCQGEVGVASSMGAAMLAHARGNTARVVENAAEVALEHHLGLTCDPVGGYVQVPCIERNAVGAIKAYNAALLATCEEAHQHLVTLDAAIRAMGETGREMSVKFKETGEGGLAVSIVEC, encoded by the coding sequence ATGAGCCAGCCCGCCCGCCTGCAACCCCTGATTCCCCGCAGACCGCCCATAGAAACCACCCTCTTCGATTTCTTCAAGGTGGGTCCCGGTCCGTCCAGTTCCCACACCATCGGCCCCATGAAGGCCGGCAACGACTTTCTGGAGCGCTGCCGTGCCCTGCCCGATGCCACGCTGGCCCGCGCCGCGGCCATCCACATTCTGCTGCTGGGATCGCTGAGCGCCACCGGCAGGGGGCACGGCACGGATACGGCTGTTCTGGCCGGTCTGCTGGGGACGGCGCCGGAACACTGTCAGCCCGGCATGCTGTCTGCGCTGGCCGCCCATCCGGAAGCCCGGCATGGCCTCCGTCTCCGGCAGTGGGAGATTTCCCTGTCCCTTGCAGACATCACCTTCGGCCCTGTGCTGCATGACGCGCCGTTCAGCAATACGCTGCGGCTTGCACTGGTGGACGCGCAGGGCCAGCCTCTGCTGGAAATGGAATACTATTCCGTGGGGGGCGGCTTTTTGCAGTGGAAGGGCTGGACCCCGCCGGAGCACGGCCATCCGGTCCATCCCTACGGCACCATGCGTGAACTGCATGAACAGCTTGACCGCACGGGCCTGACCCTGCACGAACTCATTCTGGAAAATGAGACCGCCATTACCGGCATGCCGCGTCCCCGCATCTTTGCCCAGCTCGAGGACATCATGGATGCCATGTATGACAGCGTGCGGCGCGGCCTGTCCGCCTCCGGCAGACTGCCGGGCAAACCGGGCGTCTGGCGCAAGGCCGGCGGTCTGCTGGAACGCGCCAAAAACCAGCCCTATCTGGTGGACCGCTTTCTCGGCAAGCTCAATGCCTACGCCTTTGCCGTGGCCGAGGAAAATGCCGCCGGCGGCGTCATTGTCACCGCGCCCACCTGCGGCGCTGCGGGGGTCATGCCTGCCCTGCTCTATGCCATGCGGCAGGACCTCAACATCGGCGAACGCGCCCTGCGCGAGGGCCTGCTGGCATCGGCTGCCGTGGGCTTTCTGGCCAAGCACAATGCCGGCATTGCCGGTGCCGAGGTGGGCTGTCAGGGAGAAGTGGGCGTGGCGTCCTCCATGGGCGCCGCCATGCTGGCCCATGCGCGCGGCAACACGGCCCGCGTGGTGGAAAATGCCGCCGAAGTGGCCCTGGAACATCACCTAGGCCTTACCTGCGATCCCGTGGGCGGCTATGTGCAGGTGCCCTGCATCGAACGCAATGCCGTGGGCGCCATCAAGGCCTACAATGCCGCCCTGCTGGCCACCTGCGAGGAGGCGCACCAGCACCTTGTGACCCTGGATGCCGCCATCCGCGCCATGGGCGAAACCGGGCGGGAAATGAGCGTCAAGTTCAAGGAAACCGGCGAAGGCGGCCTGGCGGTCAGCATCGTGGAATGCTGA
- a CDS encoding integration host factor subunit alpha, which produces MNKTLTKADIIERIYESTDKNRVDVKNVVEKLLEIMKEAIKKDRALLISGFGKFESYDKASRKGRNPQTDESITLPPRRVVVFRLSRKFRAEMNS; this is translated from the coding sequence ATGAACAAGACCTTGACCAAAGCGGATATCATCGAGCGTATTTACGAAAGCACGGACAAGAACCGTGTGGATGTGAAGAATGTCGTGGAAAAGCTCCTTGAAATCATGAAGGAGGCCATCAAGAAGGATCGTGCCTTGTTGATCAGCGGCTTCGGCAAGTTTGAATCCTATGACAAGGCTTCCCGCAAGGGGCGTAACCCGCAGACGGACGAGTCCATCACGCTCCCGCCGCGTCGGGTGGTGGTTTTTCGCCTGTCGCGCAAATTCCGCGCGGAAATGAATTCCTGA
- a CDS encoding DVU0298 family protein has translation MPRMRSIKADLRRLLDAPDWRDHLHDIAATGLAGVGPLLSFLLLDPLTRHKAAVALGAVVAGLEKAHPEAVRNIMRRLMWQMNEESGNIGWGIPEAFAEICCACPLAAKEFHRVLISYIIELEKDDNFCDHNVLRRSCFWAVGRLAQVHPDMAQWARPWLVRGLDDEDIPCRGMAAWALYQLPPDIMTAPALRRLAAAGYTECCEVFDGQQLHTVSVSDLAAGKGPSCRA, from the coding sequence ATGCCCCGCATGCGTTCCATCAAGGCCGACCTGCGCCGGCTGCTTGATGCGCCGGACTGGCGCGATCACCTGCATGACATTGCCGCCACCGGTCTTGCCGGCGTCGGCCCCCTGCTCTCCTTTCTGCTGCTGGACCCGCTGACCCGGCACAAGGCCGCCGTGGCCCTGGGCGCCGTGGTGGCCGGCCTGGAAAAGGCGCATCCCGAGGCCGTGCGCAACATCATGCGCCGCCTCATGTGGCAGATGAACGAGGAATCCGGCAATATCGGCTGGGGCATTCCCGAAGCCTTTGCCGAAATATGCTGCGCCTGCCCGCTGGCGGCCAAAGAATTCCACCGCGTGCTCATTTCCTACATCATCGAGCTGGAAAAGGACGACAATTTCTGCGACCACAACGTGCTGCGCCGTTCCTGCTTCTGGGCCGTGGGCCGTCTGGCCCAGGTGCATCCCGACATGGCCCAGTGGGCGCGCCCCTGGCTGGTGCGCGGCCTGGATGACGAGGACATTCCCTGCCGGGGCATGGCCGCCTGGGCGCTGTATCAGCTGCCCCCGGACATCATGACCGCACCGGCCCTGCGCCGTCTGGCGGCTGCCGGCTATACGGAATGCTGCGAGGTTTTCGACGGACAGCAGCTGCACACGGTAAGCGTCAGCGACCTGGCCGCCGGCAAGGGGCCGTCCTGCCGCGCATAG
- a CDS encoding lysine exporter LysO family protein, which translates to MSGSLTILACFCLGVLLSWLDLLPHSLADADATLYVLYALMLLVGFSIGYDRRLGEILRTLRPRILLLPLATTVGTFLGSAVISLFLTYRLSDCLAVGAGFAYYSLSSVFITQYRGAELGTVALMANIMRELITLLFAGVMVRWISPLAPISCGGASTMDTTLPIITKTAGQQWVFVSIVHAMIIDFSVPFWVTLFCTW; encoded by the coding sequence ATGAGCGGCAGCCTGACCATCCTCGCCTGTTTCTGCCTGGGCGTCCTGCTGTCATGGCTGGACCTGCTGCCGCACTCGCTGGCCGATGCCGATGCCACCCTCTATGTGCTGTATGCCCTCATGCTGCTGGTGGGCTTTTCCATTGGTTATGACCGGCGCCTGGGGGAAATTCTGCGCACGCTGCGGCCGCGCATCCTGCTGCTGCCCCTGGCCACCACGGTAGGGACCTTTCTGGGATCGGCGGTCATCAGCCTGTTTCTGACCTACCGGCTCAGTGACTGCCTGGCCGTGGGCGCCGGCTTTGCCTATTATTCCCTGTCCTCGGTATTCATCACCCAGTACCGGGGCGCAGAGCTGGGGACCGTGGCCCTCATGGCCAATATCATGCGCGAACTCATCACCCTGCTCTTTGCGGGGGTCATGGTGCGCTGGATCAGCCCCCTGGCGCCCATTTCCTGCGGCGGCGCGTCCACCATGGACACCACCCTGCCCATCATCACCAAAACCGCCGGACAGCAGTGGGTCTTTGTCTCCATTGTGCATGCCATGATCATTGACTTCAGCGTGCCGTTCTGGGTGACGCTGTTCTGCACCTGGTAA